The DNA window TTATTCAAAATCAGCTTCAAAAAGCGTCTTGAAATGCTTTAAAAGTTTTTCTTTCACTTGAGATTCGTCAACTTTCTCAACACCTAATTCAACATTAAGAGAGGTGACTGCCTTACCTCTAATGCCACACGGAATAATATTATCGAAGTAACCTAAATTAGCATTAACATTTAGTGCAAAACCATGCATAGTTACCCAACGGCTTGCACGAACTCCCATCGCACAAATTTTACGCGCAAAAGGTGTTCCAACATCTAGCCAAACTCCTGTTTCGCCTGGACTACGTTCTGTTTTTAAACCGTATTCTGCTAAGGTTAGAATAATCATTTCCTCTAAAAATCTAAGGTATTTATGAATGTCTGTAAAGAAATTATCTAAATCTAAAATTGGATAGCCAACTATTTGTCCAGGACCATGATATGTAATGTCTCCTCCTCTATTTATTTTATAGAAAGTTGCTCCTTTTTGGGTGAGCTGCTCTTCAGATAATAACAAATTAGAAATAGCTCCACTCTTCCCTAAAGTATACACATGAGGATGCTCAACAAATAGAAAATAATTATCAGTTTGTACGTTTAGATTCTCTCTTCTATTTCTGATTTTAGTATCTAAAATTCCTTTGAAAAGCTCTTCTTGATAATCCCAAGTCTCTTTAAAATCTTTAGTCCCTAAATCTTGTAGTTTTATACTTTTATTCAATGTTTTAATCTTCTAATACAACGTCTAAAGTCATTGTTTCTGGCGATTTTATCATGTCTATGAAATTCATTTTCAATGTCACCATTTTTCCATTTTCACTTATAACAGCTTTATCATTAGTAACAGATTTTACCGTTTTTGGAAAACGGTATATCAAGGTATAACTCATTGCACCAAACATATCTTTGGCTTCTCCCATTTCTGAAATTTCTTTATCTAAAGCTTCAATATCTTCAGGTGATTGTTTATAATCCTTTTTTAAAGATCTAGAGAATGTTTTACCATCAAAAGCAAAATCTACATATTCAAACATGTTTTGAGATGCTCTTGACACTGCACTTTCGTCCATTTTTGAGTATTGAGGATTGTCTTTAGAGTTCAACTTTTTTGCTTGTTCTATTTTTTCTAACACCTTTGGAAGCTCCTTCAGACTAGCAAAAGAAGACCCAAATCCAAAATCAAAAATACCATTAGCTTCATCCATTCGCATTTTCATAACCACACTTTCTAAAGCTTTCAATTGCTTTTGCTCTTCGAGTGGTAACGTTGCAATACTATCTGCTTTATCGACCAATAAATCTTTAAAATAGACAACACTATCAAGCTTCACTTTTTCTTTCCCCTCTTTACTTTGTCCTCCACCCATTTCTTTCTCAAGGGTTTTCATAACTTCACTCATATCATAACTCATGATGAATTCACCTGAGCCATCTTCATTAAAAGTGATCTCTTCAGTAAAATTACAACTGGTTAACATTGAAAGGCTAAAAAGCACTAAAATAATATGTTTCATATCTTAAAATTATGGTGTTAAATTAAGAAACAAAGATACGCAATTTATCGTTCAGGATTATTTAAAATAATCAAAGCCGCAATCACGCCTGGAACCCAACCACAAAGCCATAATAAGAAGACAATAAAAACAGAACCACATCCTTTTCCTAGTACAGATAATGGTGGACAAATAATAGCGAGAAGAACTCTCCAAAAACTCATAATACTAATTTTGATGATTGATGATATAACTATCTGACGTATTCTTTAATAATTTGTTACAGTAAGATAATTATAGTAGTTTAGTGCTGTGAGATACTTATTTTTAATAGCTTCCTTTATTTTCTTCGGAAACACCATTTACGCACAGCATATTTTTGATGGTTACATCGATAATGAACGTTGGCAAAGTGATGTATACTTATCTGTTATAGAAGATTATCGAACACTTGATGGCATTAATGATGAACAAATTATAACCAAGGTAAATTCTGATGATTCAGGCTATTTTCAGTTTAAAGGAAATCAGCTAGATTCACAACAAAAAATCTACAAACTACACGTTGATAATTGTGACACTTACAATCAGAGTAGCAATCATTTTGATGGGCATTGTGCAGATAGTAGAGACATCCTCTTCATTGCAAAAAACACAGACAGTATCACTTTCCCACTATCGTTTGAAGCACAAATGTTTTGTGATATTATTTCTAACAATCCCAAAACCGCTTGCTTTATAAAAATTGATTCTTTGAAAGAAGAAATGAAATTTGCTTATACCGAATTTAGAAGTAAGGCCAATCGAGATTTAAATAATAAAAAATGGTTCAAGTCACTTCAAGATTATGGTGAAGAATTAAATGAACCCTTAGCAGAACTATACATTTACACCTTTTTATCAGACAGAAGTAATCAATTTCATAACTACTATTTGGAAGATTTAAAGAACAATAGTTATTATGACGAGCTTTTAAACAGACTCAAGAATCAATATCCAAATTCTAGCTACACAAAACAATATGAAGCTGAATTAACTTCAGATAAATTCATCCTCTCTCCTACTGATGAAACAAAAGATATTTTCTGGATCTATGTATTAATCAGTGTCACTATAATTTCTATCGCATTAAATTTCTGGCTGCTTTATTCTGCAAAAAAAAGAAAGACTAAACAACATACTGAAGCAAAAGAGCAATTGACTAAACAAGAACAGAATGTTTTAGATCTTTTACTAAGTGAAAACACAAATAAAGACATCGCTGAAACGCTTTTTGTTAGTGTAAGTACTGTAAAAACACATGTAAATAACGTGTACAAGAAACTTAACGTCAATTCAAGAGACGAACTAAAGTCACTGTTTGACAAATAGTTACAAAATTCAACCTAAGTACTAGTACTCATTTCCACCCCTTAACAACCTCATTTTTGTATTTCAAAACTTGATGTTTGTAATCGTATTAATCAAAAAACGAACAGACATGAATCATCAAGTAATTATTAAAAAAAGAAACAAAACAAATCATCTTATTTCACTAGTAAGCTTATTCTGCATTATGCTTTTTAGCTGTAATAATTTCGGACAAGAACTAAACTCAAAAAGTGAGCTTGGTGTTTTCCATTTTGAAGAAGAAATTATCGATTATGGCACTATTACACAAAACGACAATGGCGTAAGAACATTTAAATTCACCAATAGAGGACGCGCTCCAATTGTGATTTCAAAAGTAAAAACAACTTGCGGCTGCACAGTACCTACCTATCCTAAACAGGCGATTTTACCTGGTGAATCAGGAACTATTGACATCAAATATGCAACCAATAGAGTTGGTACATTTTCAAAATCGATTACAATAATTTCAAATGCAGATAATGCGCAGAAAAAATTAAAAATCAAAGGAAATGTCACTGCTAAGTCTAAAATAGCAGTAAACTAAAAGTCATTTTCCGACCATAGGAATCTCAATGAAAAACTTTAGATTCTAAAACCGATCATTTTAATGAAAAACTTAGAAAAAAAATCAATTTTCAAGAGTATCTTATGCCTATTTTTAACGATACCTCTATATGCACAAGTTAAACTCAATGGGCATATCAATGACGTACAAACCAATGAACCTATTCCCTATGCAACAGTAATTTTAAAAAATTTAGAAGACCAATTTGTTATAGGCACAACAACCAATGAAAATGGTTTTTATGAATTAAATTCAGAAAAAGGAGATTATACAATTCAAGTCCATTTTATGGGTTTCAAAACATACTCAAGCACCATTCATTTAAGTAAAACCCTAACAAAGAACATCAATCTAATTTCAGAAGAATTACAACTTAATGAAGTGACCATTATTGCAAAAAAAACTTCGGTACAACAGTTAATCGATAAGAAAATAATAAATGTTGGTCAAGATATTCTGTCTAGTGGAGGAAGTGCTGCAACCGTTTTAAGTCAACTTTCAGAAGTGAATGCAGATGAGAATGGAAGCATTTCACTTCGTGGTAACGAAAATGTTCAAATACTTGTTAATGGAAAGCCATCTCCTTTAAGCAATGCAGAACTATTGACACAAATTTCTGCAAGTGACATTCAAACTATAGAAATTATAACGTCACCTTCAGCAAAGTATAGAAGTGATGGCTTAACAGGAATTCTAAATATCATCACCACAAAGAAAGTCAAAGCAGGAATTACATTATCTAATAATGCCTCAATTAATTCTTTAGGCGCTTTTTCAGGTGGCACATCGTTAGGCTATGGAAAGAAAAAAATAAGTTACAAATTGGGTTTGAGCTATAGAAAAAACAAGTCTAATTCAGCATATCAACGACAGCGATTTGGTTCATTTCCATATTTAGAAAACAGCAAAAGTGATTATCGAGGCCATGTGTATCGCATTAACACAGGCTTAGACTGGTTTCCAAACAAGAACAATGAAATATCTTGGTCTGCACAATATTCAGACAACACGCACAGCTCTGACATTAAAGGATATATTACAGATGTTAATACGACCCAACAACAAGATTTATTGAACAAGCATATTCATCGTACATTTAAAGCCAATGGAAATTACAGACATAACTTTGAAAAAGAAGGTAATTTCTTTGAAATAGATGCGCAAATAACATCAAACAAAAACACTCTAACTGGGCTTTTCTTTCCAAATATAAATGCATTAGATAATATTACCAAAAACAAAATACAAACCACCGATTTCGCGTTTGATAATGTAAATCAGTTAAGTGAAATTATAAAATTAGAAACTGGATATCTATGGCATACTCGAAAGTTGGATAACCGAAGACAATTAATAGAAACGACAACATCTGAAGAAAACTACAACTATAAATATACAACACACGCATTATATGCTTTAACGCATTTTAAGCTGAAACAATTTGAAATCCAAACCGGTTTACGCTTAGAGTTTTTTAATAGGAATGCACAATTTAAAACTGAAAATGTCAATGTCAATTCAAATTTCACGAACCTCTTCCCTTCCATTCATTTTAAATATTCTAAAAATGATGTCCATACTTTTGGACTAGGATTTAATAGAAGAACGTCGAGACCAAGAATATATCAAATCAATCCAATATCACAGCAAAGCAATGAATTTACGTTCTCAAAAGGAAATCCAAATTTGGCTTCAGAATTCTCAAATAACATAGATCTCTCATATCTATTTAAAATGAAAGAATTTTCAGTTTCTCAAACTTTCTCTTACCAAAAAAAAGAACAGAGTATTTATAGAAACCTAAAAATTTCGTCAGAAGGTGTACAAACATTTTCTTACGACAACTATAGTGGTAGTGATGTCTTCGGAATAGAGATTGCGCTTACATACAAGCCATTAAAATGGTTAGATAGCAGATTTAATTTCAACTGGAATTACGAAAACCTTAATGCTTCAAGTATCGATTTCTCGAGTGATTATTCACGAAATTATCAATTTACTTTTAAAAATGATTTTAGCTTAAATGAGAAACTAAACACAAATATTTCTTGGAGATATCAAGGTTCAAGCAATGGCCTTTATCAAAAGAGAAGCGAGTTACAAAACCTAGATTTTGGATTAAGGCATGCGTTATTTAATAATGATGGCAACCTAAGTCTTAGAGTTACAGATATTTTTAACACAAGAGAATATCGAGGACGAGAATTTGGTGAAGACTTCGAGCGCTTTTTTAGTTCAAAACCTAGTTCTAGAGCAATTCATTTAGCCTTTTCGTATCGTTTTAGTAAAGGCAATATTGAAAAACGTAATAAAAAAGAACGAGCATACGAATAGTAAACTAATAACAACCAATTAAGCATATAATTTTATAACCAAAAAACGGAAACAAATGAGATTAATAATTCTAACACTAGTATTGCTTACATCTGTATGCATTTCAAATGCACAAGCTTCAATTTTAAATATCAGTCCAGAAATCAAGCTTCCAAAAGACAGTTTACAAAGCAAATATTTAATTTCATCTTTAAATAAATTCCTAATTGCTGCACAAGCTGATGCTCAACAAAACAAATGGGTATATCAAGCTCAATTTCTAGAAACAACACCACTATTAGACGAACTAGAAAGTATTGATAAAAAAGATTCAACTGCTTACAAACCCTTTCTATTAGATGTAAGTTTAATAGGAAAAAAACAATACGCTATTCAAATTTCATATTTGAGAATAAAGAAAGAAACACCAATAATTAGAGCAAATATTGAATTGATAGCACACAAAATTGAAGACAAATACGTGTTCTCATCACCATTAGTTTACCATACAAAAAATTGGAAATCATCAACAATTAAAAACTACACCATTCATTATCAAGACACTGTAAATCTGAGAAAAGCAGTAGAATTCCAAAAATTAACGGCTTTCTATGATCAAAAACTCAATATTGAACCTAAAGAGATTCATATTTATCTTTTTGAAGATGATTTAGTTACTCAAAAATATTTTGGATTACCATACAAACTAGATTACAACGGAAGAGGCACAACCATAAGCTGGAGTGTTGAACTTGAAAAGCAAGGCATACACGTTCTCAACAGCTCTAACTTTACAGAATTTGATCCTCATGACTTATGGCATAATAGATTACGGCATGTCATATCAAGAAGAAAAGTAAATCATGCTGTAGACGAAGGAATAGCTACGCTATATGGTGGAAGTTGGGGTTTAGATTGGCAAGACTTGTTTACAGAATTTCAAAAGCAAATACAATTTAACAAACACACAGATTGGTTAGATTTAAGAACACAAAAAACAAATTTTATAACTGATGGACATAAAAACCCAACAGATTTTATGGTGAATGCCTTATTTGTAAAGAAAATTGAAAACGAAAAAGGGTTCTCAGCCGTTTGGGAATTATTAAATGCTAAAGAAGAAGACAACTACTTCAAAACATTAAAAAAACTAACTGGAATTACAAAAAACAACTACAATAAAGAAGTTTGGAATTTAGTTAAAAAAGAAATGAAAATTTTAAACGGTACAAATTGATTGTAATCACCTATACAAACATGAAAAGAAACTTTATAATGCTCAACTTAATTTTTGCTTTCACAACAATTTTTGCTCAAGACATTATTGTGAAACCTGAATTTATAACTTATCCGATAGACTCGATAACTAAAAGAAACATTAATCAAACTCTAGAATCTCTATTTTTAGAAATTGGACAAGGCATAATAAATCCAAATTACCTTACTTCTAAAAGAAGAGTTTTGACTACCACTATTTTGGAAGAATTAATGCGCTACGAAACTCGTAAAGACAGTTCTCTTATTGATATTAAAGACAAACAGTTGATTAACATCTTTCCCATTTCTAACAATCAATATTTACTTTCAATTAGTTATTCTACACAACACAATAGTCAGCTCCCAAAACTAATATACATCATAAACTTGATGGCCACAGAGAACCAGGGAAAGATCACATTTTCAATCCCATTAGATTATCTAACGAGGTATTGGAAAACGCAAAAAATTGGAAATATAACTTATCATTTTAGAAAACAAATAGACAATAATAAAGCAGAAACATTCAATCGTAACAATCAAAAAATAGCAAACAAACTAGACTTACAACCTGAAATGTTAGACTTCTATATGTGTGACAACTATCAAGAAATTTCAACCCTCTTAGGCAAGTCATATTCTATCCATTCTAATGGTCAATACAGAGATGGTTACGGAGTAGATTCTAAAACGATTTTTTCAATTATGAATAATGAAGATTTTTCACACGATATGTTTCATTATTATTCGAGCAACATTCATAAACGTGAAAACAGAAACTGGATTGCTGAAGAAGGAATTGCGTACAGTTGGGGAAATGCATATTACACTGATAACGATGGCGAAATGATTTCTCATCATAAACTCGTCAACGAATTAAAGAATTACATATCAAAAAACCCTAATACAGATCTTTTTGAATTGTTCAGTAAAGATGTGAACATTTTCGACCATATCGCTCCAGATATTTCTGTACGATCAACAATTTCAGGATTAATTATCAATTCAATAGAGAAAGAAAAAGGCATCGATGGCATTTTAAAGCTAATAAACGCTGGCAGTAAAGACAGACTTAACAGCTATCTAAAAGTCACTGAAGAATTGATTGGTTTAAACAAAGACAATTTTAATTCAACAGTTGAACGCTTCCTTTACAACCCGTAAAATCGCTTTACAAATAACTTGTGCACTTCATACGTATTTAGCCTTTCATTTCCGTAAAGATTGTTTTCTTTTTCTAAATGAAATAGCAAGAATTAAGGATGACTAACAATGTGAGTCATTAAGATAAACAATGGGCATAAAAAAAGACCATTAGTAAAACAAAACCTATTGTTTTTTTTACTTTAATTCTTGTAAATAATGTAATTTTGCAGACTAAAATAGATTTAGCATGCAGCTTTCAGAACAAGAATTAGTAAGACGCGAAAAACTCGCAAAATTAAGAGCCTTAGATATCAACCCTTATCCTGCAGATTTATATCCTGTAAATCACACTTCAAAACAGGTTAAGGATACTTTTGAAGATGGTAAAAAGGTCATTATTGCTGGTCGATTAATGTCTCGTCGTATTCAAGGAAACGCAAGTTTTGCTGAACTACAAGATAGTACTGGAAGAATACAAGTGTATTTTAACAGAGATGAAATCTGTACTGGAGAAGATAAAAGTAAATACAACGAGGTCTATAAAAAACTACTTGATATTGGAGATTTCATTGGTATTGAAGGTGAGTTATTCACAACCAAAGTAGGCGAAAAAACTGTTATGGTTAAAGGTTTCACACTTTTAAGCAAGGCTTTAAAACCTTTACCATTACCAAAAACGGATAGCGAAGGGAATACTTTTGATGAATTTAACGATCCTGAATTACGTTACAGACAACGTTATGCCGATTTAGTAGTTAATCCACACGTAAAAGAAGTGTTTGTAAAACGCACAAAACTCTTCAATGCCATGCGTTCATTTTTTAATGATTCTGGTTATTTTGAAGTTGAAACACCAATATTACAACCTATTCCTGGTGGAGCTGCGGCAAGACCATTTACGACACATCACAACAGCCTAGACATTCCTTTGTATATGAGAATTGCAAACGAATTATACTTAAAACGGTTAATTGTAGGTGGATTTGATGGTGTTTATGAATTTTCTAAAAACTTCAGAAATGAAGGTATGGACAGAACTCATAATCCTGAGTTTACTGCAATGGAAATTTACGTATCTTACAAAGATTACAACTGGATGATGGATTTTTGTGAGCGCTTATTAGAACATTGTGCAATGGCAGTTAACGGAACAACCGAAGCGACTTTTGGAGAACACAAAATTAACTTCAAAGCGCCTTATGCTCGTGTAACAATGGCAGATTCTATTAAACATTTTACAGGCTTTGACATTACAGGCAAAACTGAAGATGAAATTCGTCAAGCGGCTAAAAATTTAGGTATTGAAGTTGACGACACAATGGGTAAAGGAAAATTAATCGATGAGATTTTCGGTGAGAAATGTGAAGGTAATTATATTCAACCAACCTTCATCACAGATTACCCAAAAGAGATGAGTCCGTTGTGTAAAGAGCATCGTGAGAATCCTGAATTGACAGAACGCTTTGAGTTGATGGTCTGCGGAAAAGAAATCGCAAATGCTTACTCTGAACTTAATGATCCCATTGATCAACGCGAACGCTTTGAACACCAACTAAAGCTTGCTGAAAAAGGGGATGATGAAGCTACCGAATTTATTGATCATGATTTCCTTCGTGCATTAGAATATGGAATGCCTCCTACTTCAGGAATGGGAATTGGTATGGATAGACTAATTATGTTCTTAACAAACAATCAATCGATTCAAGAAGTATTATTCTTTCCGCAAATGCGACCTGAAAAGAAGCAAGTTGAAATGACTGAAGAAGAAAAAGCTGTATTCAATATGCTTAAATCTAATTCGCCAATTGCTTTAAACGATTTAAAAATACAATCAGGTTTGAGTAATAAAAAATGGGATAAAACCATTAAAGGCCTAACTGCTAAAAAGGTTGCAAAAGTCCTTAAAAATGATGATGGCTTGTTTGTAGAGATTCTTTAAATAGTATAACTTCTTTAGTTTTAGTTTAATGCAATTAATTTTGATTCATTCTAAAATAGGACGATTTCAAGGGTAAAAAGCAACTTCATATCGAATTATTGTTTGCCTAATAAAGTTTTTTATTACATTCGCTACCAGCTATTAATAAGAAAATTGACCCAAATTATGAAAAAATTTAGTTTCCTATTCGTTTTTGCATGTTTAATACTAGCCTGTAATAATGACGATGACATTGTAGATGTGTGCAAAAAAGCCACAAATATTGTAGCAGATAACATTACACAAACTACTGCAACAATTACTTGGGATGATCGTAATAATGCAGCATCATACATTATTGAATATGGCGTTTCAGGATTTGCAATAGGATCAGGAACAACACTCATTGAAAGTGAGCTAACAGTAGATTTACAAAACCTATCTCCAGAAACCACTTATGATGTTTACATACAAGTCGTTTGTAGTACAGATAATTTAAGTATGTATTCTGATATATTTAGTTTTACAACTTCAATTACACCTTGTTATACGGTATCTAATGTAACAACAAGTATGATTACAGACACAAATGTTCTTATTTCTTGGGAAGACGATACAAATACTGTAGATTCATACGAATTAGAATATGGTCCTTCTGGATTTAGTGTTGGTTCTGGAGTGTCACTTTTTGCTACGGAAACTTCAATTGAAATCACAGATTTAGACCCAAATACAGCATATGACATTTATGTAAAAGCCATTTGTTCTCAAGGAAATGAAAGTTTAAATTCACTATTAATAAGTTTTACAACTCTAGCTATTCCTGTAATTCCAGAATTTAGACCTACACTTTCAGAATTAAACCTGTTTGTAGGCGATCTTGGAAACTTAGAAATAACACCTTATGGTTTTGAATATGAATTAAGTACAAAACTATTCACAGATTACGCAATTAAACAACGTTTTATTGTACTGCCAAATGGAGAAAAACTAACTTATAATGGTGATGGATTTCCTTTATTTCCTGACAATACTATAATTGTTAAAACATTTTATTATAACAATAATGAAACTGATTTATCTCAAGGTACAAACATTATAGAAACAAGAGTCCTAATTAAAATAAACGGGTCTTGGGAACTTGGAAATTACAAGTGGAATGATTCTCAAACAGAAGCAACATTAGATACAGCAGGAGCTACTGTCCCTGTAACTTGGGTAGATGCTGATGGAGCATCTCAAAGTATCAATTATGAAATACCTTCAAGTACAGACTGTTTCACTTGCCATAGTAACAACTTTGAAACAGTACCTATAGGTCCAAAATTAAGAACATTAAACTTTAATGTAAATGGCTCTAACCAATTACAAACATTAATTGACAATGAAATGCTTGAAGGATTAACAGACCCTTCAACCGTTGGTGATTTACCTGATTGGGAAGATACAAGTTTAGGATTAGAAAGACGAGCTCGAGCTTATATGGATATTAACTGTGCACATTGCCACATTGAAGGTGGATATTGTGAAAACCAATCTAGTTTGAGACTATCGTATGAAACGGCCTTTGGTGAATCTAGTATTTCAGAAAATAGCAATAGCATCTTAGCTAGAATTCAAAATACAATTCCTCAATATGGAATGCCACTAATTGGAACAACTATACTTCATGATGAAGGCGTATCTTTAATGATTGATTATATCAATTCATTAGAATAACTAAAAATATATTAAGAAGAAGAAAGGCCACTATTTTAGTGGCTTTTTTCGTTAAAAAAGTATTAAAAACAACGTTTGACAAGATAACTCAACTAGGATTTCTTATTTTCACATACTAATTTAAAACTCAACCATTTTGAAACATCTCTCCTATAAACTACTTTTCGTAGTTTCGGTTTTCTTTGTTGTATCCTGTTCCTCAACAAAAGAAGCTGCTAAATCTAAAAAAGGAACTACTTCAGCTGCTAAAAAGCCTACAAAAAAACCGAGTAAAAATGACATCCAACCTTATGGCAAGGTGATTACTAAAGATGCAAAAAGTGATGAAGGATTATTTACTGTTCACACTTTAGACGAAAACTTCTTTTACGAAATTCCAGATTCATTATTCGATCGTGAAATGCTTATGGTAACTCGTATTTCTA is part of the Psychroserpens ponticola genome and encodes:
- the lipB gene encoding lipoyl(octanoyl) transferase LipB is translated as MNKSIKLQDLGTKDFKETWDYQEELFKGILDTKIRNRRENLNVQTDNYFLFVEHPHVYTLGKSGAISNLLLSEEQLTQKGATFYKINRGGDITYHGPGQIVGYPILDLDNFFTDIHKYLRFLEEMIILTLAEYGLKTERSPGETGVWLDVGTPFARKICAMGVRASRWVTMHGFALNVNANLGYFDNIIPCGIRGKAVTSLNVELGVEKVDESQVKEKLLKHFKTLFEADFE
- a CDS encoding YqaE/Pmp3 family membrane protein, producing MSFWRVLLAIICPPLSVLGKGCGSVFIVFLLWLCGWVPGVIAALIILNNPER
- a CDS encoding helix-turn-helix domain-containing protein: MRYLFLIASFIFFGNTIYAQHIFDGYIDNERWQSDVYLSVIEDYRTLDGINDEQIITKVNSDDSGYFQFKGNQLDSQQKIYKLHVDNCDTYNQSSNHFDGHCADSRDILFIAKNTDSITFPLSFEAQMFCDIISNNPKTACFIKIDSLKEEMKFAYTEFRSKANRDLNNKKWFKSLQDYGEELNEPLAELYIYTFLSDRSNQFHNYYLEDLKNNSYYDELLNRLKNQYPNSSYTKQYEAELTSDKFILSPTDETKDIFWIYVLISVTIISIALNFWLLYSAKKRKTKQHTEAKEQLTKQEQNVLDLLLSENTNKDIAETLFVSVSTVKTHVNNVYKKLNVNSRDELKSLFDK
- a CDS encoding DUF1573 domain-containing protein; translation: MNHQVIIKKRNKTNHLISLVSLFCIMLFSCNNFGQELNSKSELGVFHFEEEIIDYGTITQNDNGVRTFKFTNRGRAPIVISKVKTTCGCTVPTYPKQAILPGESGTIDIKYATNRVGTFSKSITIISNADNAQKKLKIKGNVTAKSKIAVN
- a CDS encoding TonB-dependent receptor domain-containing protein, with the protein product MKNLEKKSIFKSILCLFLTIPLYAQVKLNGHINDVQTNEPIPYATVILKNLEDQFVIGTTTNENGFYELNSEKGDYTIQVHFMGFKTYSSTIHLSKTLTKNINLISEELQLNEVTIIAKKTSVQQLIDKKIINVGQDILSSGGSAATVLSQLSEVNADENGSISLRGNENVQILVNGKPSPLSNAELLTQISASDIQTIEIITSPSAKYRSDGLTGILNIITTKKVKAGITLSNNASINSLGAFSGGTSLGYGKKKISYKLGLSYRKNKSNSAYQRQRFGSFPYLENSKSDYRGHVYRINTGLDWFPNKNNEISWSAQYSDNTHSSDIKGYITDVNTTQQQDLLNKHIHRTFKANGNYRHNFEKEGNFFEIDAQITSNKNTLTGLFFPNINALDNITKNKIQTTDFAFDNVNQLSEIIKLETGYLWHTRKLDNRRQLIETTTSEENYNYKYTTHALYALTHFKLKQFEIQTGLRLEFFNRNAQFKTENVNVNSNFTNLFPSIHFKYSKNDVHTFGLGFNRRTSRPRIYQINPISQQSNEFTFSKGNPNLASEFSNNIDLSYLFKMKEFSVSQTFSYQKKEQSIYRNLKISSEGVQTFSYDNYSGSDVFGIEIALTYKPLKWLDSRFNFNWNYENLNASSIDFSSDYSRNYQFTFKNDFSLNEKLNTNISWRYQGSSNGLYQKRSELQNLDFGLRHALFNNDGNLSLRVTDIFNTREYRGREFGEDFERFFSSKPSSRAIHLAFSYRFSKGNIEKRNKKERAYE
- a CDS encoding S8/S53 family peptidase; amino-acid sequence: MRLIILTLVLLTSVCISNAQASILNISPEIKLPKDSLQSKYLISSLNKFLIAAQADAQQNKWVYQAQFLETTPLLDELESIDKKDSTAYKPFLLDVSLIGKKQYAIQISYLRIKKETPIIRANIELIAHKIEDKYVFSSPLVYHTKNWKSSTIKNYTIHYQDTVNLRKAVEFQKLTAFYDQKLNIEPKEIHIYLFEDDLVTQKYFGLPYKLDYNGRGTTISWSVELEKQGIHVLNSSNFTEFDPHDLWHNRLRHVISRRKVNHAVDEGIATLYGGSWGLDWQDLFTEFQKQIQFNKHTDWLDLRTQKTNFITDGHKNPTDFMVNALFVKKIENEKGFSAVWELLNAKEEDNYFKTLKKLTGITKNNYNKEVWNLVKKEMKILNGTN
- the lysS gene encoding lysine--tRNA ligase, encoding MQLSEQELVRREKLAKLRALDINPYPADLYPVNHTSKQVKDTFEDGKKVIIAGRLMSRRIQGNASFAELQDSTGRIQVYFNRDEICTGEDKSKYNEVYKKLLDIGDFIGIEGELFTTKVGEKTVMVKGFTLLSKALKPLPLPKTDSEGNTFDEFNDPELRYRQRYADLVVNPHVKEVFVKRTKLFNAMRSFFNDSGYFEVETPILQPIPGGAAARPFTTHHNSLDIPLYMRIANELYLKRLIVGGFDGVYEFSKNFRNEGMDRTHNPEFTAMEIYVSYKDYNWMMDFCERLLEHCAMAVNGTTEATFGEHKINFKAPYARVTMADSIKHFTGFDITGKTEDEIRQAAKNLGIEVDDTMGKGKLIDEIFGEKCEGNYIQPTFITDYPKEMSPLCKEHRENPELTERFELMVCGKEIANAYSELNDPIDQRERFEHQLKLAEKGDDEATEFIDHDFLRALEYGMPPTSGMGIGMDRLIMFLTNNQSIQEVLFFPQMRPEKKQVEMTEEEKAVFNMLKSNSPIALNDLKIQSGLSNKKWDKTIKGLTAKKVAKVLKNDDGLFVEIL
- a CDS encoding fibronectin type III domain-containing protein, coding for MKKFSFLFVFACLILACNNDDDIVDVCKKATNIVADNITQTTATITWDDRNNAASYIIEYGVSGFAIGSGTTLIESELTVDLQNLSPETTYDVYIQVVCSTDNLSMYSDIFSFTTSITPCYTVSNVTTSMITDTNVLISWEDDTNTVDSYELEYGPSGFSVGSGVSLFATETSIEITDLDPNTAYDIYVKAICSQGNESLNSLLISFTTLAIPVIPEFRPTLSELNLFVGDLGNLEITPYGFEYELSTKLFTDYAIKQRFIVLPNGEKLTYNGDGFPLFPDNTIIVKTFYYNNNETDLSQGTNIIETRVLIKINGSWELGNYKWNDSQTEATLDTAGATVPVTWVDADGASQSINYEIPSSTDCFTCHSNNFETVPIGPKLRTLNFNVNGSNQLQTLIDNEMLEGLTDPSTVGDLPDWEDTSLGLERRARAYMDINCAHCHIEGGYCENQSSLRLSYETAFGESSISENSNSILARIQNTIPQYGMPLIGTTILHDEGVSLMIDYINSLE